A genome region from Streptomyces pratensis includes the following:
- a CDS encoding MFS transporter — MTDADGADGADGDGIRVASPVGRWVVLTTVLGSSMALLDSTVINVALPRIGEDLGTDLAALQWTVNAYMLTLAGLILLGGALGDRFGRRRVFVLGVVWFAVASLLCGIAPNAEVLVAARALQGVGGALLTPGSLAIIQASFHPDDRARAVGLWSGLGGVGAAVGPFLGGWLVDGPGWRWVFLLNLPLAAVCVPVALRHVPESRDPEAHGRFDVLGAALAALSLALVTYALIEVPEQGASVTVIGAALGGVALGVAFVQVERRRADPMVPPSIFASRQFTAVNVVTFCVYAALGGFFFLSAIQLQVVAGYSALGAGTALLPTTVLMLLFSASAGDLGRRIGPRIPLTVGPLLAAAGMLLMLRVGPGASYPLDVLPAVLVLGLGMVTLVAPLTASVLAAVDTGRAGLASGINNAAARAAGLLAVAALPLLAGMGPEAYRDAGEFASTFRRAMPMCAGLLAAGSVIAWWAVRKPPEARPERRPECSVHCGVSAPPLEPDPRPRHT; from the coding sequence ATGACTGACGCGGACGGTGCGGACGGTGCGGACGGCGACGGGATCCGGGTTGCCTCGCCCGTGGGGCGCTGGGTCGTCCTGACCACTGTGCTCGGGTCCAGCATGGCCCTGCTCGACTCGACGGTCATCAATGTGGCCCTTCCCCGAATCGGCGAGGACCTCGGAACCGATCTGGCGGCCCTGCAGTGGACCGTCAACGCCTACATGCTCACCCTGGCGGGACTGATCCTGCTCGGTGGTGCGCTCGGGGACCGGTTCGGGCGGCGGAGGGTGTTCGTCCTCGGGGTGGTCTGGTTCGCCGTGGCCTCGCTGCTGTGCGGGATCGCGCCGAACGCGGAGGTGCTGGTCGCCGCGCGGGCGTTGCAGGGGGTCGGGGGCGCGCTGCTCACCCCCGGTTCGCTCGCGATCATCCAGGCGAGCTTCCACCCCGACGACCGGGCCCGTGCCGTGGGGCTCTGGTCCGGGCTCGGCGGGGTCGGGGCCGCTGTCGGGCCGTTCCTCGGAGGGTGGCTGGTGGACGGGCCGGGGTGGCGGTGGGTGTTCCTGCTCAACCTGCCGCTCGCCGCCGTCTGCGTCCCCGTGGCCCTGCGCCACGTACCGGAGTCCCGGGACCCGGAGGCCCACGGCCGCTTCGACGTGCTCGGTGCCGCCCTCGCCGCACTCTCGCTCGCGCTGGTCACCTATGCGCTGATCGAGGTCCCGGAGCAGGGCGCGTCCGTCACGGTGATCGGTGCGGCACTGGGAGGAGTGGCCCTCGGGGTGGCCTTCGTGCAGGTCGAACGGCGCCGTGCCGATCCCATGGTGCCTCCGTCGATCTTCGCGTCGCGGCAGTTCACGGCCGTCAACGTCGTCACGTTCTGCGTGTACGCGGCCCTGGGCGGATTCTTCTTCCTGTCCGCGATCCAGCTCCAGGTGGTCGCCGGCTACTCGGCGCTCGGCGCGGGCACCGCGCTCCTGCCGACGACGGTGCTCATGCTGCTCTTCTCCGCGTCTGCGGGCGACCTCGGGCGGCGCATCGGGCCCCGCATCCCGCTCACCGTCGGGCCGCTGCTGGCGGCCGCCGGGATGCTCCTCATGCTGAGGGTCGGCCCCGGCGCCTCCTACCCGCTGGACGTCCTTCCCGCCGTGCTGGTGCTGGGCCTCGGCATGGTCACCCTCGTGGCGCCCCTCACCGCGAGCGTGCTGGCCGCAGTGGACACCGGCCGGGCCGGGCTGGCCAGCGGCATCAACAACGCGGCCGCACGGGCCGCCGGGCTGCTCGCGGTGGCCGCGCTCCCGCTGCTGGCCGGGATGGGCCCCGAGGCGTACCGGGACGCCGGGGAGTTCGCCTCGACGTTCCGGCGGGCCATGCCGATGTGCGCGGGTCTGCTGGCGGCGGGCTCGGTGATCGCCTGGTGGGCCGTGCGGAAGCCTCCCGAGGCCCGGCCGGAGCGCCGCCCGGAGTGCTCGGTGCACTGCGGTGTCTCGGCCCCGCCATTGGAGCCGGACCCCCGCCCCAGGCACACTTGA
- the kynU gene encoding kynureninase, with protein sequence MSDFKERAEALDTADELASLRELFTLDDTVYLDGNSLGALPRHVPARMQDVITREWGALRIRSWGESGWWTAPERIGDRIAPLVGAAAGQIVVGDSTSVNVFKAVVAATRLAGEGRDEILVDATTFPTDGYIAESAARLTGHRVVPVDPADVGASLGPRTAVVLLNHADYRSGRLHDLPGLTAAVHEAGALAVWDLCHTAGALPVGLDAHGVDLAIGCTYKYLNGGPGSPAYLYVAERHQAAFDSPLPGWTSHADPFAMTPGYAPADGPVRGRVGTPDILSMLALEASLDVWDGVSVDAVRAKSLALTDFFLECLAAYAPEGRVLPVTPVAHAERGSQVSLRCDDAEAVMGALIERGVVGDLRLPDLLRFGFTPLYVGFADAERAARILAEVLAV encoded by the coding sequence ATGTCTGACTTCAAGGAGCGCGCCGAGGCGCTCGACACCGCTGACGAACTGGCCTCGCTGCGCGAGCTGTTCACCCTCGACGACACCGTCTACCTCGACGGCAACTCGCTGGGCGCGCTGCCCCGCCACGTGCCGGCGCGCATGCAGGACGTGATCACCCGTGAGTGGGGCGCGCTGCGCATCCGCTCCTGGGGCGAGAGCGGCTGGTGGACCGCGCCCGAGCGGATCGGCGACCGGATCGCCCCGCTGGTCGGGGCGGCCGCCGGACAGATCGTGGTGGGCGACTCCACCAGCGTGAACGTCTTCAAGGCCGTCGTCGCCGCGACCCGCCTCGCGGGCGAGGGGCGGGACGAGATCCTCGTCGACGCCACGACGTTCCCCACGGACGGGTACATCGCCGAGTCGGCGGCCCGGTTGACGGGTCACCGTGTCGTCCCCGTCGACCCGGCCGACGTGGGGGCCTCCCTAGGCCCGCGCACCGCGGTCGTCCTGCTGAACCACGCCGACTACCGCTCGGGCAGGCTGCACGACCTGCCCGGCCTCACCGCCGCCGTCCACGAGGCGGGCGCGCTCGCCGTCTGGGACCTGTGCCACACCGCGGGTGCCCTGCCGGTGGGCCTCGACGCGCACGGTGTGGACCTGGCCATCGGCTGTACGTACAAGTACCTCAACGGCGGCCCCGGTTCGCCCGCGTACCTGTACGTCGCCGAGCGGCATCAGGCTGCTTTCGACTCGCCCCTGCCCGGGTGGACCTCGCACGCCGACCCGTTCGCGATGACACCCGGGTACGCCCCCGCGGACGGTCCGGTACGGGGCCGGGTCGGCACTCCGGACATCCTGTCCATGCTGGCGCTGGAGGCGTCGCTCGACGTGTGGGACGGCGTATCGGTGGACGCCGTACGTGCCAAGTCCCTGGCGCTGACGGACTTCTTCCTGGAGTGCCTCGCCGCCTACGCCCCCGAGGGCCGGGTCCTGCCGGTGACCCCGGTGGCCCACGCGGAGCGCGGCAGTCAGGTCTCGCTGCGGTGCGACGACGCGGAAGCGGTGATGGGCGCGCTCATCGAGCGGGGTGTGGTGGGCGATCTGCGCCTTCCGGACCTCCTGCGCTTCGGTTTCACCCCGCTGTACGTCGGTTTCGCCGACGCGGAGAGGGCGGCGCGGATCCTCGCGGAGGTGCTGGCGGTCTGA
- a CDS encoding DUF3151 domain-containing protein has translation MSIHENLLGGPAPTHLPDDPEPRELLASGTAPADVAAKYPKSSLAWAQLADEAYEGGRIVESYAYARTGYHRGLDALRRAGWKGHGPVPFEHEPNRGFLRALHALARAAQAIGEQDEYERCSTFLRDSSQTAADILS, from the coding sequence ATGTCCATCCACGAGAACCTTCTCGGGGGCCCTGCCCCGACCCATCTGCCCGACGACCCGGAGCCGCGCGAGCTGCTCGCGAGCGGCACGGCTCCCGCCGACGTCGCCGCGAAGTACCCCAAGTCCTCGCTGGCCTGGGCGCAGCTCGCCGACGAGGCGTACGAGGGCGGCCGGATCGTAGAGTCGTACGCGTACGCGCGCACCGGCTACCACCGCGGGCTCGACGCCCTGCGCCGCGCGGGCTGGAAGGGCCACGGCCCCGTCCCGTTCGAGCACGAGCCGAACCGCGGCTTCCTGCGTGCCCTGCACGCCCTCGCGCGTGCCGCGCAGGCGATCGGCGAGCAGGACGAGTACGAGCGCTGCTCGACCTTCCTGCGCGACTCCTCGCAGACCGCCGCCGACATCCTGAGCTGA
- a CDS encoding sensor histidine kinase, which produces MTETKTQSPERQAATAAIDSLRQDLLHNVFDYRPLGPLGTDGPVIRRLPKPFRKGAVWFPHAVVGMVALISLLEGVFIANTYSPFGVTTLITAFLPAATLMMTLIRPVLAFWVSIVSTPVVAVVGSDGWPWPPAAFACHLGVLIVVAARTRPRTAAWMWLITLSVGSLLWNIGPGFTNTAPMAVVSAFGLLFVALLQVRREGQREVTVQRTVTAVERDRRTLLEERTTIARELHDVVAHHMSVVAIQAEAAPYRVENPPPELEQAFATIRENAVAALTELRRVLGVVRAEDYEAPDAPQPTLAEIGRLLDNVRETGLETEKTVTGAVRVLPQGVELSAYRIVQEALSNTLRHAPGATAKVEIGYVLGGLGLRVVNGPARGLVKPSPGAGHGITGMRERVAMLNGEMTAGATGDGGYEVAVFLPVTAERVEAGEGA; this is translated from the coding sequence GTGACCGAGACCAAGACCCAGAGCCCGGAGCGCCAGGCGGCCACGGCGGCGATAGACAGCCTTCGTCAGGACCTGCTCCACAACGTGTTCGACTACCGCCCGCTGGGCCCGCTGGGCACGGACGGACCCGTCATCCGACGCCTCCCGAAGCCGTTCCGCAAGGGCGCCGTCTGGTTCCCGCACGCGGTGGTGGGCATGGTCGCGCTGATCTCGCTGCTGGAAGGCGTCTTCATCGCGAACACCTACTCCCCGTTCGGCGTCACGACGCTCATCACCGCGTTCCTCCCGGCCGCCACGCTGATGATGACGCTGATCCGTCCCGTCCTGGCGTTCTGGGTGTCGATCGTGTCGACGCCGGTCGTCGCGGTCGTGGGCAGCGACGGCTGGCCCTGGCCGCCGGCGGCCTTCGCCTGCCACCTGGGTGTGCTCATCGTGGTCGCCGCACGGACACGGCCTCGCACCGCCGCGTGGATGTGGCTGATCACCCTGTCCGTCGGCAGCCTCCTGTGGAACATCGGGCCCGGCTTCACCAACACGGCGCCGATGGCCGTTGTCTCCGCCTTCGGTCTGCTTTTCGTCGCCCTGCTGCAGGTACGCCGCGAGGGACAGCGAGAGGTGACCGTGCAGCGCACCGTCACCGCCGTCGAGCGGGACCGGCGCACGCTCCTGGAGGAGCGCACCACCATCGCCCGTGAGCTGCACGACGTCGTCGCGCACCACATGTCGGTCGTCGCGATCCAGGCCGAGGCCGCCCCGTACCGGGTGGAGAACCCGCCGCCCGAGCTGGAACAGGCCTTCGCCACCATCCGCGAGAACGCCGTGGCCGCGCTCACCGAGCTGCGCCGGGTGCTCGGCGTCGTACGCGCGGAGGACTACGAGGCTCCGGACGCCCCGCAGCCCACCCTCGCCGAGATCGGCCGGCTGCTGGACAACGTGCGGGAGACCGGACTGGAGACGGAGAAGACGGTCACCGGGGCGGTGCGGGTACTGCCGCAGGGCGTCGAGCTGTCGGCGTACCGGATCGTCCAGGAGGCACTGAGCAACACGCTCCGGCACGCGCCGGGCGCCACGGCCAAGGTGGAGATCGGCTACGTGCTCGGCGGACTGGGCCTGCGCGTCGTCAACGGCCCCGCGCGAGGGCTGGTCAAGCCGTCGCCGGGCGCCGGACACGGAATCACGGGGATGCGGGAGCGGGTCGCGATGCTGAACGGCGAGATGACGGCCGGGGCCACCGGGGACGGCGGCTACGAGGTCGCCGTGTTCCTCCCGGTGACGGCGGAGCGGGTCGAGGCAGGTGAGGGAGCATGA
- a CDS encoding alpha/beta hydrolase, with translation MSDTPARDRDAAETESAFAHPVVAPDGSAAYGSHPDQVIDFFAPRDGRAGAPLVVLLHGGAWRAPYDRQHVSPFADFLARRGFAVASVEYRRGGEIPQQGTAGPVAGRWPETFDDVAAAMDALPALAARELPGADLRKTVVTGHSAGGQLALWAAARHVLPEGSRWRLPAAPPLRGVVALAPIGDFASAVELDVCGGALHQLLGGADDFEARSAHVDPALLLPTGIATAVVQGVEDTTVPQAVTEAFVDAAAKAGEMVGLTLLDGVGHFPLIDPAADACAVVAEEIAQLAW, from the coding sequence ATGTCGGATACTCCCGCGCGTGACCGCGACGCCGCCGAGACCGAGTCGGCGTTCGCACATCCGGTGGTCGCCCCCGACGGGTCCGCGGCCTATGGGAGCCACCCCGACCAGGTGATCGACTTCTTCGCGCCGCGGGACGGCCGGGCCGGAGCACCGCTCGTCGTGCTCCTCCACGGTGGAGCCTGGCGGGCGCCGTACGACCGGCAGCACGTGTCGCCGTTCGCGGACTTCCTCGCGCGGCGCGGGTTCGCCGTCGCCAGCGTCGAGTACCGGCGCGGCGGGGAGATCCCGCAGCAGGGCACGGCCGGCCCGGTCGCGGGGCGCTGGCCCGAGACCTTCGACGACGTGGCGGCGGCGATGGACGCCCTGCCGGCGCTGGCGGCCCGGGAACTGCCGGGGGCGGACCTGCGCAAGACCGTGGTCACCGGTCACTCGGCGGGCGGGCAGCTCGCCCTGTGGGCGGCAGCCCGGCACGTCCTCCCCGAGGGCTCCCGGTGGCGGCTGCCCGCCGCACCCCCGCTGCGCGGCGTGGTCGCGCTGGCGCCGATCGGTGACTTCGCGAGCGCGGTGGAGCTGGACGTCTGCGGTGGTGCGCTGCACCAGCTCCTCGGCGGCGCGGACGACTTCGAGGCGCGCAGCGCGCACGTCGATCCGGCTCTGCTGCTGCCGACCGGGATCGCCACGGCCGTCGTCCAGGGGGTGGAGGACACCACTGTGCCGCAGGCCGTCACCGAGGCGTTCGTGGACGCCGCGGCCAAGGCCGGTGAGATGGTGGGGCTGACGCTGCTGGACGGGGTCGGGCATTTCCCGCTGATCGACCCGGCGGCGGACGCCTGCGCGGTGGTGGCCGAGGAGATCGCCCAGCTGGCCTGGTAG
- a CDS encoding tryptophan 2,3-dioxygenase family protein: protein MSTNHPDPEATGAETPHLDFAGTTPYEDYVQADVLTHLQHLRSDDPGEMVFLVTTQVMELWFTVIVHEWETAAHALREDRIPVARDALKRSLRELEALNASWKPLAGLTPAQFNSYRGSLGEGSGFQSAMYRRMEFLLGDKSASMLVPHRGAPRVHAELEKALHEPGLYDETLALLARRGYAVPRSVLRRDLSQKYEPSPEVEAVWAEIYADADQNAELVRLGEVLTDVGELVWRWRNDHLTATRRAMGSKTGTGGSAGVAWLEKRATKSVFPELWTARSHV from the coding sequence ATGTCGACGAACCACCCCGACCCCGAAGCCACCGGTGCGGAGACCCCGCACCTGGACTTCGCGGGAACGACTCCGTACGAGGACTACGTCCAGGCGGATGTACTGACCCACCTCCAGCACCTGCGCTCGGACGATCCCGGCGAGATGGTCTTCCTGGTCACCACCCAGGTCATGGAGCTGTGGTTCACGGTCATCGTCCATGAGTGGGAGACGGCGGCCCACGCCCTGCGCGAGGACCGCATACCCGTCGCCCGGGACGCGCTGAAGCGCTCGCTGCGGGAGCTGGAGGCGCTGAACGCCTCCTGGAAGCCGCTCGCCGGCCTCACCCCCGCCCAGTTCAACTCCTACCGGGGTTCGCTCGGCGAAGGATCCGGTTTCCAGTCGGCGATGTACCGCCGGATGGAGTTCCTGCTGGGCGACAAGTCCGCCTCCATGCTCGTGCCGCACCGGGGCGCGCCCCGTGTCCACGCGGAGCTGGAGAAGGCGCTCCACGAACCCGGTCTCTACGACGAGACGCTCGCCCTGCTGGCCCGCCGTGGATACGCAGTGCCCCGGTCGGTACTGCGGAGGGACCTGTCGCAGAAGTACGAGCCGTCCCCCGAGGTCGAGGCCGTCTGGGCCGAGATCTACGCCGACGCCGACCAGAACGCCGAGCTCGTACGGCTCGGCGAGGTGCTGACGGATGTCGGCGAGCTGGTGTGGCGCTGGCGCAACGACCATCTGACCGCGACCCGGCGGGCGATGGGTTCGAAGACCGGGACCGGCGGATCGGCCGGGGTCGCCTGGCTGGAGAAGCGGGCCACCAAGAGCGTGTTCCCCGAGCTGTGGACGGCGCGTAGCCATGTCTGA
- the fbaA gene encoding class II fructose-bisphosphate aldolase, whose protein sequence is MPIATPEVYAEMLDRAKAGKFAYPAINVTSTQTLHAALRGFAEAESDGIVQISTGGAEFLGGQHNKDMVTGAVALAEFAHIVAAKYDITVALHTDHCPKDKLDAYVRPLLDVSAERVAKGLNPLFQSHMWDGSAETLADNLAIGQELLAKAAAAKIILEVEITPTGGEEDGVTHEINDELYTTVDDALRTAEALGLGEKGRYLLAASFGNVHGVYKPGNVVLRPELLKDLQQGVAAKYGQPAGSQPFDFVFHGGSGSTAEEIATALENGVVKMNLDTDTQYAFTRPIVDHLFRNYDGVLKVDGEVGNKKVYDPRSWGKSAEAGMAKRVTEACANLRSSGTKLK, encoded by the coding sequence ATGCCCATCGCAACCCCCGAGGTCTACGCCGAGATGCTCGACCGGGCGAAGGCAGGCAAGTTCGCCTACCCGGCCATCAATGTGACGTCGACCCAGACCCTGCACGCTGCACTGCGCGGCTTCGCGGAGGCGGAGAGCGACGGCATCGTCCAGATCTCCACCGGTGGTGCCGAATTCCTGGGCGGCCAGCACAACAAGGACATGGTGACGGGCGCCGTAGCCCTGGCCGAGTTCGCGCACATCGTCGCCGCCAAGTACGACATCACGGTCGCGCTGCACACCGACCACTGCCCCAAGGACAAGCTGGACGCTTACGTACGTCCGCTGCTCGACGTCTCCGCGGAGCGCGTCGCCAAGGGTCTGAACCCGCTGTTCCAGTCGCACATGTGGGACGGATCCGCCGAGACCCTCGCCGACAACCTGGCCATCGGCCAGGAGCTGCTGGCCAAGGCCGCCGCCGCCAAGATCATCCTTGAGGTCGAGATCACCCCGACCGGTGGCGAGGAGGACGGCGTCACGCACGAGATCAACGACGAGCTGTACACGACCGTCGACGACGCGCTGCGTACGGCCGAGGCGCTCGGCCTGGGCGAGAAGGGCCGCTACCTGCTGGCAGCCTCCTTCGGCAACGTCCACGGCGTCTACAAGCCGGGCAACGTCGTCCTGCGTCCGGAGCTCCTCAAGGACCTCCAGCAGGGTGTGGCCGCCAAGTACGGCCAGCCTGCCGGCAGCCAGCCGTTCGACTTCGTCTTCCACGGCGGCTCGGGCTCCACGGCGGAGGAGATCGCCACGGCGCTGGAGAACGGCGTCGTGAAGATGAACCTCGACACCGACACCCAGTACGCCTTCACCCGCCCGATCGTGGACCACCTGTTCCGCAACTACGACGGCGTGCTGAAGGTCGACGGCGAGGTCGGCAACAAGAAGGTCTACGACCCGCGCAGCTGGGGCAAGTCCGCCGAGGCGGGCATGGCCAAGCGTGTCACCGAGGCCTGCGCCAACCTGCGTTCCTCGGGCACCAAGCTGAAGTAA